The following are encoded together in the Corticium candelabrum chromosome 1, ooCorCand1.1, whole genome shotgun sequence genome:
- the LOC134191946 gene encoding uncharacterized protein LOC134191946 has protein sequence MSSVSSDSLSDSLTRSTSDEVRIADSVKGTRLSSQYGDVRAFVLYDPENRDDEKFYNEVFEPKLASMGWKCTTASQLQSGVPWLECFQHVIEHCLMHFIFPMPNLQSKNLDHMRQLLITFSLSNNDKSVLMPITFTHSNYVHQYCNHLTVLKLDTTNPDGNTVAWEHIQDWIDDFGEHQNVEIVGQTADGDVFQSSQEWRQSQPVAIGESSTINTICSSGGSETVRQRTALKSNIRKPVPDVTNDVDKSVHLLVFHLKWTTWLTSNQFLCIWLVVVFISFFLEIDKTMSTLSSSPEQQQQLTLILKGMFPVFLKIIAGIASMWCLRRSVYRLNSLKLSDSLSSDDIVHVREYMIKRGLLKKKSHLDDKDVLHALKGYLSSSDIHFLVLPLLHIAVMGAMLFTQGLFSIPWYDQSSASLSICTLCVLIDAVTIIGTIVFCQIAVSMYHLQYRILIDIYEQAAHSTPAETAGSRISPSACGPGMQNSWEKLGTEVGTASKICLQILTVASVVQIYMIFYCLYNYQWRTVMDIIAIALLLFTEALSSCPSRWMKLTGLVCSTISFLALARHSVTAIPYGNIYLILFRLLSIKLTFVLVLHYRLMVVTKDCPFPCHFVKHIRRKRLLFVVAVFLIGSLVELVFAT, from the exons ATGTCTTCCGTCTCGTCGGATTCACTGTCAGATTCTCTCACGAGGTCGACTTCGGATGAAGTGCGAATTGCAGACAGTGTGAAAGGCACGAGATTATCGTCTCAATACG GTGATGTGAGAGCATTCGTTCTGTATGATCCAGAAAATCGTGACGATGAGAAATTTTACAACGAAGTGTTTGAGCCTAAACTGGCCAGCATGGGGTGGAAGTGCACAACAGCGAGCCAATTACAAAGTGGAGTTCCTTGGCTGGAATGCTTTCAGCATGTCATTGAACACTGTTTAATGCACTTCATATTTCCAATGCCCAACTTGCAGTCAAAAAATCTTGACCATATGCGTCAACTGCTAATCACTTTTTCTCTCAGCAACAATGACAAGAGTGTTCTTATGCCGATCACATTTACTCACAGCAACTATGTTCATCAATACTGTAATCATCTAACTGTACTTAAACTGGACACTACTAATCCAGATGGAAATACAGTTGCTTGGGAGCATATTCAGGATTGGATTGACGACTTTGGTGAACATCAGAATGTTGAGATTGTTGGTCAGACTGCTGATGGTGATGTTTTCCAAAGTTCACAGGAATGGAGACAATCACAACCTGTTGCTATTGGAGAGTCTAGTACTATAAATACTATTTGTAGCTCTGGTGGTTCTGAAACAGTCAGGCAAAGGACAGCTTTGAAGTCAAACATCCGCAAACCTGTGCCGGATGTTACAAACGATGTGGATAAGTCTGTTCACCTCTTGGTATTTCATTTGAAATGGACAACTTGGTTGACCTCTAATCAGTTTTTATGTATTTGGCtggttgttgtttttattagCTTTTTCCTGGAGATTGACAAGACAATGTCCACCTTATCCTCAAGTCcagagcaacaacagcagttaacattaatattaaaggGAATGTTTCCAGTCTTTCTAAAGATAATTGCTGGCATTGCTAGCATGTGGTGCCTTAGACGAAGTGTGTATAGGCTGAATTCCTTGAAGCTGTCTGACTCCCTGTCATCAGACGACATTGTACATGTCAGGGAATACATGATTAAGAGAGGGCTACTAAAGAAGAAATCACATCTTGACGATAAAGATGTGTTACATGCTTTAAAAGGCTATTTATCATCTTCAGATATACACTTCTTGGTTCTCCCTCTGCTTCATATTGCTGTGATGGGAGCTATGCTATTCACTCAAGGTCTATTTTCTATTCCATGGTATGATCAATCATCAGCCAGTCTGAGTATATGCACGCTGTGTGTTCTAATTGATGCTGTAACAATCATTGGTACGATTGTCTTTTGTCAAATTGCTGTGTCTATGTACCACCTCCAGTACagaatattaattgatatctatGAACAAGCAGCTCACAGTACACCTGCAGAAACTGCTGGTAGTCGCATATCACCATCTGCTTGTGGTCCAGGAATGCAAAACAGTTGGGAAAAACTGGGAACTGAAGTTGGAACAGCGTCAAAGATTTGTCTTCAGATTCTTACTGTTGCAAGTGTGGTTCAAATTTATATGATTTTCTATTGTCTTTACAATTACCAGTGGAGAACAGTTATGGACATCATTGCAATTGCACTGTTACTGTTCACTGAGGCACTATCTAGTTGTCCATCAAGATGGATGAAATTGACAGGACTGGTATGCAGCACCATTTCGTTTCTGGCACTGGCTAGACATTCAGTGACTGCTATTCCCTATGGAAATATTTACCTGATATTATTCAGGCTTCTATCAATCAAACTAACGTTTGTCCTTGTGTTACATTATCGTCTCATGGTCGTCACCAAGGACTGCCCTTTTCCCTGTCATTTTGTGAAACATATTCGTAGGAAGAGACTACTTTTTGTTGTAGCAGTATTTCTGATAGGAAGTTTGGTAGAGCTTGTTTTTGCTACGTAA